In one window of Brassica rapa cultivar Chiifu-401-42 chromosome A07, CAAS_Brap_v3.01, whole genome shotgun sequence DNA:
- the LOC103829551 gene encoding dof zinc finger protein DOF5.8, with protein sequence MPSDVNESRRLTKIPHGGAAADQQDQLPCPRCESTNTKFCYYNNYNFSQPRHFCKACRRYWTHGGTLRDIPVGGVSRKSSKRSRTCSSVAVSAAVGSREFPLQATPVLFPPPSSNNGDVTAAKGSASSAYGGFTSLLSYNAAASRNGPGGGFNGLEGFGLGLGHGSYFDNVRFGQGITVWPFSSSATDATSAVTSHVGPIPATWQFEGPESKVGFVSGDY encoded by the coding sequence ATGCCTTCTGATGTCAACGAGTCGCGTCGATTAACTAAGATACCTCACGGAGGAGCTGCGGCGGATCAGCAAGACCAGCTTCCTTGTCCTCGCTGTGAATCAACCAACACCAAGTTCTGTTACTACAACAACTACAACTTCTCCCAGCCTCGCCATTTCTGCAAAGCTTGTCGTCGTTACTGGACTCACGGTGGTACTCTCCGTGACATTCCCGTCGGCGGCGTTTCCCGTAAAAGCTCCAAACGCTCTCGAACTTGCTCCTCCGTCGCTGTTTCCGCCGCCGTCGGAAGCCGGGAGTTCCCCTTACAAGCGACGCCTGTTCTCTTCCCTCCTCCGTCATCTAACAACGGTGATGTTACGGCGGCGAAGGGAAGCGCGTCGTCGGCCTACGGAGGTTTCACCTCTCTGCTCAGCTACAACGCCGCCGCAAGCAGAAATGGGCCTGGTGGCGGGTTTAATGGGCTGGAAGGGTTTGGACTTGGGCTTGGTCACGGGTCGTATTTCGACAACGTCAGGTTTGGACAAGGGATAACGGTCTGGCCGTTTTCGAGTAGCGCTACTGATGCTACGTCAGCTGTTACAAGCCACGTGGGTCCAATACCGGCGACGTGGCAGTTCGAAGGACCAGAGAGCAAAGTGGGGTTCGTGTCTGGAGACTACTAA
- the LOC103829550 gene encoding autophagy-related protein 101 isoform X1, which produces MNCEVCQLKELEVESFEIREVLRCILHTIVFHRALGLIRPKDIDLELFEITYVQCGEIEVEKKIDETIEHFISWIDKHPNKRSPICVSFYEVKSKQPSWFNNKQRSYWEQWYVNLNVLHQTKSPSHHSKLVMDTGEANEERSSRRTLLEQSLQEVLFQIIKFVNEKKDHVPPINDGVIYCPFEITMPSSSDSTFGMDIFKRMLHSGGHPSMLS; this is translated from the exons ATGAATTGCGAAGTTTGTCAGCTGAAGGAACTG GAAGTGGAATCCTTCGAGATACGCGAGGTTCTACGCT GCATTTTACATACTATTGTCTTTCACCGTGCACTCGGTCTTATCCGCCCTAAAGATATTGATTTGGAGCTCTTTGAGATCACTTAT GTACAATGTGGTGAAATAGAGGTGGAAAAGAAGATTGATGAGACGATAGAGCACTTCATAAGCTGGATTGATAAACACCCCAACAAGAGAAGTCCG ATATGTGTATCCTTTTATGAAGTCAAAAGCAAACAACCGTCTTGGTTCAATAACAAACAACGTTCCTATTGGGAACAATGGTACGTCAATCTCAATGTTCTTCACCAGACTAAATCCCCTTCCCACCACTCCAAACTAGTTATGGACACTGGAG AGGCGAATGAGGAAAGAAGTTCCCGCAGGACACTGCTTGAGCAATCCCTTCAAGAAGTCTTGTTTCAAATCATAAAATTCGTGAATGAGAAAAAGGACCACGTTCCTCCAATCAACGACGGTGTAATCTACTGCCCTTTTGAGATCACTATGCCAAG cTCATCAGACTCAACCTTTGGGATGGATATTTTCAAGAGGATGCTCCACAGTGGTGGCCATCCATCGATGCTCAGTTGA
- the LOC103829550 gene encoding autophagy-related protein 101 isoform X2 yields the protein MNCEVCQLKELEVESFEIREVLRCILHTIVFHRALGLIRPKDIDLELFEITYVQCGEIEVEKKIDETIEHFISWIDKHPNKRSPICVSFYEVKSKQPSWFNNKQRSYWEQWYVNLNVLHQTKSPSHHSKLVMDTGEANEERSSRRTLLEQSLQEVLFQIIKFVNEKKDHVPPINDGVIYCPFEITMPRCNDP from the exons ATGAATTGCGAAGTTTGTCAGCTGAAGGAACTG GAAGTGGAATCCTTCGAGATACGCGAGGTTCTACGCT GCATTTTACATACTATTGTCTTTCACCGTGCACTCGGTCTTATCCGCCCTAAAGATATTGATTTGGAGCTCTTTGAGATCACTTAT GTACAATGTGGTGAAATAGAGGTGGAAAAGAAGATTGATGAGACGATAGAGCACTTCATAAGCTGGATTGATAAACACCCCAACAAGAGAAGTCCG ATATGTGTATCCTTTTATGAAGTCAAAAGCAAACAACCGTCTTGGTTCAATAACAAACAACGTTCCTATTGGGAACAATGGTACGTCAATCTCAATGTTCTTCACCAGACTAAATCCCCTTCCCACCACTCCAAACTAGTTATGGACACTGGAG AGGCGAATGAGGAAAGAAGTTCCCGCAGGACACTGCTTGAGCAATCCCTTCAAGAAGTCTTGTTTCAAATCATAAAATTCGTGAATGAGAAAAAGGACCACGTTCCTCCAATCAACGACGGTGTAATCTACTGCCCTTTTGAGATCACTATGCCAAG GTGCAACGATCCTTAA
- the LOC103829552 gene encoding L-ascorbate oxidase homolog has product MKMAFRTRLSLLRLLLLVALALLSILVSVKGESPYKFYTWTVTYGVISPLGVPQQVILINGQFPGPKLEVVTNDNIILNLINKLDQPFLLTWNGIKQRKNSWQDGVLGTNCPIPPNSNFTYKFQTKDQIGTYNYFPSTAFHKAAGGFGAINIYARPRIPIPYPLPVADFTLLIGDWFKTNHKTLQQRLDSGGVLPSPDGMLINGQTQTTFTGDQGKTYMLRISNVGSSSTFNFRIQGHAMQVVEVEGSHVLQNVYESLDVHVGQSLSVLVTLNQPSKNYYIVASTRYTTSKLSVTGLLRYSNSGVPASGDMPPPPPEDLDWSLNQARSFRWNLTANAARPNPQGSFHYGTITPTKSFVFSNSAPLFNGKQRYAVNGVSYVNSDTPLKLADHFNIPGVFSTNAIQSVPSSSPVTVATSVVQASLHDFLEVVFQNNEESMQSWHLDGYDFWVVGFGSGQWTPEQRPLYNLVDALTRHTTQVYPKSWTAILVSLDNQGMWNMRSAIWERQYLGQQFYLKVWDPVQSLANEYNPPDNLLLCGKAIGRRV; this is encoded by the exons ATGAAAATGGCATTCAGAACAAGATTATCTTtgcttcgtcttcttcttcttgtagcTTTAGCTTTGCTGAGCATTTTGGTGTCAGTGAAAGGAGAAAGCCCTTACAAGTTCTATACTTGGACTGTGACTTATGGCGTTATTTCCCCTCTTGGTGTTCCTCAACAG GTTATTCTGATCAATGGTCAGTTCCCTGGTCCGAAGCTTGAAGTTGTTACTAATGATAACATCATCCTTAACCTCATCAACAAACTTGACCAACCATTCCTCTTGACCTG GAATGGAATAAAGCAGAGGAAGAACTCATGGCAAGACGGTGTTTTAGGAACAAACTGTCCAATCCCACCAAACTCAAACTTCACTTACAAGTTCCAAACCAAAGATCAGATCGGAACTTACAACTACTTTCCTTCCACCGCTTTTCACAAAGCCGCCGGTGGATTCGGAGCTATCAATATCTATGCAAGGCCTAGAATACCTATTCCTTACCCTCTCCCAGTCGCAGACTTCACTTTGCTCATTGGTGATTGGTTCAAAACCAACCACAAAACGCTCCAACAGCGTCTGGATTCTGGTGGGGTTCTCCCATCTCCAGACGGAATGCTCATAAACGGACAAACCCAAACTACATTTACAGGCGACCAAG GGAAGACTTACATGTTGAGAATCTCTAATGTTGGATCATCAAGCACTTTCAATTTCAGAATCCAAGGACATGCAATGCAAGTAGTCGAAGTTGAAGGCTCTCACGTCTTGCAAAACGTTTACGAGTCTCTTGATGTTCACGTTGGCCAGTCTTTATCAGTTCTTGTTACCTTAAACCAACCTTCTAAAAACTATTACATAGTTGCAAGCACCCGTTACACAACCTCCAAGCTTTCCGTTACTGGTCTGCTGCGCTATTCCAACTCCGGCGTCCCAGCTTCCGGTGACATGCCCCCTCCTCCTCCTGAAGATCTTGATTGGTCCTTAAACCAAGCCAGATCGTTCAGGTGGAACTTAACGGCTAACGCAGCTAGACCGAACCCTCAAGGATCATTTCACTATGGAACAATCACTCCAACCAAATCGTTTGTTTTCTCAAACTCAGCTCCTTTGTTCAACGGGAAGCAACGCTATGCAGTGAATGGAGTCTCTTATGTTAACTCGGATACGCCTCTAAAACTCGCTGACCACTTCAACATCCCCGGAGTTTTCAGCACAAATGCTATTCAGAGCGTTCCCTCTAGCTCTCCTGTAACTGTTGCTACATCAGTTGTTCAAGCATCACTTCATGATTTTCTCGAAGTTGTGTTTCAGAACAATGAGGAATCAATGCAGTCTTGGCACCTTGACGGTTATGACTTCTGGGTCGTTGGGTTTGGTTCTGGACAATGGACACCTGAGCAGAGACCTCTTTACAATCTTGTTGACGCTCTTACCAGACACACAACTCAGGTGTACCCGAAGTCTTGGACAGCAATCTTGGTGTCGTTGGACAATCAAGGGATGTGGAATATGAGATCAGCGATATGGGAACGACAGTATTTGGGACAACAGTTTTATCTAAAAGTGTGGGATCCAGTGCAGAGTCTGGCTAATGAATACAATCCTCCTGATAATCTTCTTCTCTGTGGCAAAGCTATTGGAAGACGAGTTTAG